The following coding sequences lie in one Capsicum annuum cultivar UCD-10X-F1 chromosome 5, UCD10Xv1.1, whole genome shotgun sequence genomic window:
- the LOC107870119 gene encoding protein PYRICULARIA ORYZAE RESISTANCE 21, with protein sequence MGGDHDHKEKTTIMVLKVDLQCPCCYKKAKKILSKMPQVRDQLYDEKANTITIVVVCCSPERIRDKLCCKGGKTIQSIEIKALGKPKGPEKPEKPKGPEKPKEPEKKTKTVTFEQPKEPEKSKDKKEPEKPKGQEKPTIIDKPKDGPIAALVATPWISEPMMMMPPVQGYPQAAPGCGCGQCYYTGGPCYNQYYGTPVPPQHAPYYGNYSYGYGSGPGPSSYGKSCYVNNDYFNDENSQGCTIM encoded by the exons ATGGGTGGTGATCATGATCATAAAGAAAAG ACCACTATAATGGTGCTCAAGGTTGATCTTCAATGTCCCTGCTGCTACAAGAAGGCCAAGAAAATTCTATCCAAAATGCCAC AGGTTCGAGATCAGTTGTATGATGAGAAGGCGAATACTATCACCATCGTTGTAGTGTGTTGTAGTCCTGAAAGGATTCGCGATAAATTGTGTTGTAAAGGAGGAAAAACGATCCAGAGCATTGAGATCAAAGCGCTCGGGAAACCAAAAGGGCCCGAAAAGCCCGAGAAACCCAAAGGGCCCGAAAAGCCCAAAGAGCCCGAGAAGAAAACCAAGACTGTCACTTTTGAGCAACCTAAGGAGCCTGAAAAGTCCAAGGACAAAAAGGAGCCCGAGAAGCCCAAAGGACAAGAAAAGCCGACAATAATTGATAAGCCCAAGGACGGTCCAATAGCTGCATTGGTGGCAACACCGTGGATATCAGAGCCAATGATGATGATGCCGCCGGTCCAAGGATACCCGCAAGCAGCACCTGGATGCGGTTGCGGGCAATGTTATTATACTGGTGGCCCGTGTTATAATCAGTATTACGGAACACCGGTACCGCCACAGCACGCCCCATATTACGGTAACTATTCGTACGGGTATGGGTCGGGCCCCGGCCCATCAAGCTATGGAAAGAGTTGTTACGTGAACAATGACTACTTCAATGATGAAAATTCTCAAGGATGCACAATTATGTAA